One genomic segment of Leptolyngbya sp. CCY15150 includes these proteins:
- the prfB gene encoding peptide chain release factor 2 (programmed frameshift): MISLLNTQDLKRDLDTLSLRLGKTQDYLDVPALTAKIHDLEQIASQPDFWDDQTRAQRTLQELNDCKSHLDQLDQWRSQLEDAQAVLELLSVEPDDALLEEACATAQTLQKALDQWELQQLLSGEYDQNGAVLSINAGAGGTDAQDWAEMLLRMYTRWAEQHGYKVQLAELSEGDEAGIKSVTLEVEGRYAYGYLKAEKGTHRLVRISPFNANDKRQTSFAGVEVMPMLDESVTLDIPEKDLEITTTRSGGKGGQNVNKVETAVRIVHIPSGLAVRCTQERSQLQNKEKALALLTARLLVIAQEQRAKEISDIRGDMVEAAWGNQIRNYVFHPYQMVKDVRTNVETTAIDDVMNGDLDPFIEAYLRQENQMVEASSSV, encoded by the exons ATGATTTCTCTGCTCAATACCCAAGACCTCAAGCGAGATCTTGACACCTTGTCGCTACGCCTGGGTAAAACCCAGGACTATCTT GACGTCCCTGCTCTGACGGCCAAAATCCACGATCTAGAGCAGATTGCCTCCCAGCCAGACTTCTGGGATGATCAAACCCGTGCCCAGCGCACGCTGCAAGAATTAAACGACTGTAAATCCCATCTCGATCAGCTCGACCAATGGCGATCGCAGCTAGAGGATGCCCAAGCCGTCCTAGAGTTGTTGAGCGTGGAGCCCGACGATGCCCTGCTAGAAGAAGCCTGCGCCACCGCCCAGACCTTGCAAAAAGCGCTCGATCAGTGGGAACTGCAGCAACTCTTGTCTGGAGAATACGACCAAAACGGCGCGGTCTTGAGTATCAACGCCGGGGCTGGCGGCACCGATGCTCAGGACTGGGCAGAAATGCTGCTGCGTATGTACACCCGCTGGGCAGAGCAGCATGGCTATAAGGTGCAGTTAGCAGAATTATCTGAAGGGGATGAGGCGGGCATTAAGTCGGTCACTCTAGAAGTTGAAGGACGCTACGCCTACGGATACTTGAAGGCGGAGAAAGGCACCCATCGCCTGGTACGGATTTCGCCGTTCAATGCCAACGATAAACGCCAAACCAGCTTTGCGGGTGTGGAAGTGATGCCGATGTTGGATGAATCGGTGACCCTCGATATTCCTGAGAAGGATTTAGAAATTACCACCACTCGTTCTGGCGGTAAGGGCGGTCAAAACGTCAACAAAGTAGAAACGGCAGTGCGGATTGTCCATATTCCCAGTGGTTTAGCCGTTCGCTGCACCCAAGAGCGATCGCAGCTCCAGAATAAGGAAAAAGCCCTGGCATTACTGACGGCCAGACTCTTGGTAATTGCCCAAGAACAGCGAGCTAAGGAAATCTCTGATATTCGTGGCGACATGGTGGAAGCAGCCTGGGGCAACCAAATTCGCAACTATGTGTTCCATCCCTACCAAATGGTGAAAGATGTGCGCACCAATGTGGAAACGACTGCCATTGATGATGTGATGAACGGTGACTTAGATCCGTTTATCGAAGCCTATCTGCGCCAAGAAAATCAGATGGTGGAAGCATCTAGCTCTGTCTAG
- a CDS encoding LCP family protein gives MASGLVGVAIVSATAGAFLAATLASTPLLQSQLSPEDADAFDQDGISSGETFQLPKLTRPVNILVLGVKVLSSDVENPPPEVRDLGYHALVNSFDGLSDTMMLVRFDPRDNTVTVLSLPRDTRTFVDGVGVTKLNDANAYGGPALAARSVSYLLGDISIDRYVRINVQGVEKLIDALGGVTVYVPQDMRYQDDSQHLYINLEEGEQHLDGEQAMQFLRFRYDQYGDIGRVQRQQAFMGALIEQTLSPVTLARMPRILSVIQDNIDTNLTVEETVALVGFASTTQRSDVQMLMLPGDFSLSGEYELSYWLPNYNAIDAMVDQYFVRGQSQDLVEPRRLRIAIQDTMGRPRSVSRLLDKLYDAGYDNAYLEANSTEPLATTRIIVQQGDTQSAEELQRVLGFGDVRVESTGVLDSDITIRVGEDWLESDRP, from the coding sequence ATGGCGTCGGGTCTCGTCGGTGTCGCGATCGTTTCAGCGACAGCCGGAGCCTTCTTGGCGGCAACCCTAGCCAGTACACCTTTGCTACAAAGCCAACTCAGCCCGGAAGATGCTGATGCCTTTGACCAAGACGGTATTTCCAGCGGCGAAACCTTTCAATTGCCCAAGCTCACCCGCCCGGTCAACATTCTTGTCCTAGGTGTAAAAGTTCTGAGTTCCGACGTCGAGAATCCACCGCCGGAAGTGCGCGACTTGGGCTATCACGCCTTGGTCAACTCCTTTGATGGTCTCTCAGACACCATGATGCTGGTGCGATTTGACCCTAGAGATAACACCGTCACGGTACTTTCCCTACCCCGCGATACCCGCACCTTTGTGGACGGTGTGGGAGTGACCAAGCTCAACGACGCCAACGCCTATGGTGGCCCAGCCCTAGCGGCTCGCTCCGTCAGCTACCTGCTGGGCGATATCAGCATCGATCGCTACGTGCGCATCAACGTTCAGGGTGTGGAAAAGCTGATTGATGCCCTCGGCGGTGTGACGGTCTATGTGCCGCAAGATATGCGCTATCAAGACGATAGCCAGCACCTTTATATCAACCTAGAAGAAGGGGAGCAGCATTTAGATGGTGAGCAGGCCATGCAGTTCCTTAGATTCCGCTATGACCAGTATGGCGATATTGGTCGCGTGCAGCGGCAGCAAGCCTTTATGGGTGCCTTGATCGAGCAAACCCTCAGTCCGGTGACCCTAGCGCGGATGCCGAGAATTTTGTCGGTCATTCAAGACAATATTGATACCAATCTCACGGTGGAAGAGACAGTGGCGCTGGTGGGTTTTGCAAGCACAACCCAGCGATCGGATGTGCAAATGCTGATGCTGCCCGGTGATTTTAGTCTATCCGGTGAGTATGAGCTGAGCTATTGGCTGCCCAACTACAACGCCATTGATGCCATGGTGGATCAATATTTTGTGCGAGGGCAATCACAGGATCTGGTAGAACCACGTCGTCTACGCATTGCCATCCAAGACACAATGGGGCGACCGCGCAGCGTCAGCCGCCTGCTTGATAAGCTCTACGATGCTGGCTATGACAATGCTTATCTGGAAGCCAATTCTACAGAACCCCTTGCAACCACCCGGATTATCGTTCAGCAGGGCGATACCCAAAGTGCTGAAGAGCTGCAGCGGGTGCTGGGCTTTGGCGATGTGCGAGTGGAAAGCACCGGCGTGCTGGATTCGGACATTACGATTCGGGTGGGCGAGGATTGGTTGGAAAGCGATCGCCCCTAG
- a CDS encoding energy-coupling factor transporter transmembrane protein EcfT, whose protein sequence is MALGLYVPRRSPIHALPAGVKVLGLAIAGMGLFFVQDWLILLGVVGLVITLMAIAHLPGRSIWQQLRPLVVIVLAIVVLHGVLTSWQIGLAIALRLLALVGLAIVVSSTTKVSDMLALLERWLSPLRHIGINPAQVSLVIAIAIRFIPVLLEQLQAIQEAQQARGCDRHPVRLLVPLLIRMLYLARDLTDALEARGYDPQDSAESSSIEKGDR, encoded by the coding sequence ATGGCTCTAGGTCTCTACGTGCCCAGGCGATCGCCCATCCATGCCTTACCCGCAGGAGTGAAGGTTTTGGGTCTAGCGATTGCTGGTATGGGCCTGTTTTTTGTGCAGGATTGGCTTATCTTACTCGGAGTTGTGGGGCTGGTGATCACCCTGATGGCGATCGCTCACCTGCCAGGACGAAGCATCTGGCAACAACTGCGGCCGCTGGTTGTCATTGTCTTAGCGATTGTGGTGCTGCATGGAGTGCTGACGAGCTGGCAGATAGGACTGGCGATCGCTCTCCGGCTTTTGGCGTTGGTGGGTTTGGCGATTGTGGTGAGCAGCACAACTAAGGTTTCAGATATGCTAGCGCTGCTAGAACGCTGGCTGTCACCGTTGCGCCATATCGGCATCAATCCAGCCCAAGTCAGCTTAGTGATCGCCATCGCGATTCGGTTTATCCCTGTTCTACTGGAACAACTCCAGGCTATCCAAGAAGCCCAGCAAGCCCGAGGATGCGATCGCCACCCCGTTCGTCTCCTCGTGCCTTTGCTTATCCGAATGCTGTATCTAGCTCGCGATCTGACGGATGCCTTGGAGGCTAGGGGCTATGATCCTCAGGATTCCGCAGAATCATCCTCGATTGAGAAAGGCGATCGCTAA
- a CDS encoding DUF2499 domain-containing protein, translating into MHALSIPTWIIHVSSVIEWIVAIWLIWVYSGVSQNPAWRYLAIAMLPLLVSAMCACTWHFFDNPLNLEWLVTLQAAMTVVGNSTVCAAAWWIWRSAKLTTPPSS; encoded by the coding sequence ATGCACGCGCTTTCAATTCCCACCTGGATTATTCATGTTTCTAGTGTGATTGAGTGGATCGTCGCCATTTGGCTCATTTGGGTCTACAGCGGCGTTAGCCAAAATCCAGCATGGCGCTATCTGGCGATCGCCATGTTGCCTCTGTTAGTGAGCGCGATGTGTGCCTGTACCTGGCACTTTTTTGATAACCCGCTGAATCTCGAATGGCTGGTGACGCTACAGGCGGCCATGACGGTGGTGGGTAATTCAACGGTCTGCGCTGCGGCTTGGTGGATCTGGCGATCGGCAAAGTTGACCACGCCGCCTAGTTCGTAA
- a CDS encoding DUF3592 domain-containing protein: MLRKVSTGRILKNDYPSLLMLICIGVIWVAAIGGGIFGFLPKRRGGGTVEVDSTMMMILIVVAVIVTLLLGWLAAKRIDDIKRVIRVGPEVKGHIQSITFFKDRGRVEYEYQHKGQTYQSGNAIWKNRKTTRLQNGDEITLIVDPKNPSRAFIASLYS; this comes from the coding sequence ATGCTCCGTAAAGTGTCTACCGGTCGCATTCTCAAAAACGACTATCCATCGCTACTGATGCTGATATGCATCGGCGTTATATGGGTCGCTGCCATCGGCGGAGGCATTTTCGGCTTTCTTCCAAAACGCCGGGGCGGAGGCACGGTCGAAGTTGATTCCACAATGATGATGATTCTGATCGTCGTTGCAGTTATCGTCACTCTGCTGCTTGGCTGGCTCGCTGCGAAGCGTATCGATGACATTAAGCGAGTTATCCGAGTCGGCCCGGAGGTCAAAGGTCATATTCAAAGCATTACCTTTTTCAAAGATCGTGGCCGCGTGGAGTACGAGTACCAGCACAAAGGGCAAACATATCAATCAGGCAACGCGATCTGGAAAAATCGCAAAACAACTCGGCTTCAAAATGGAGATGAAATCACTCTGATCGTTGATCCTAAGAATCCGTCGCGGGCATTCATTGCGTCACTCTACAGTTAA
- a CDS encoding ABC transporter ATP-binding protein — translation MIELCGVSHAFGDRRVLHDITVTLTEPRIGVIGSNGSGKSTFARLLNGLIVPDAGWVRVDGLDTRHQAKAVRRQVGFVFQNPDHQIILPTVAEDLAFGLTNLKMKRAEIQQRVDAMLIQYGLKDWRDHPAHLLSGGQKQLLAIAAVLIMQPRYLIFDEPTTLLDLRNRNHIRRILWNLSQPIVVVSHDLDLLQDFDRILLFDNGQIVMDAPPAIALPAYVEQMTWL, via the coding sequence GTGATTGAGCTATGCGGGGTGAGCCATGCATTTGGCGATCGCCGAGTGTTGCACGACATTACCGTCACGCTGACGGAACCGCGCATTGGGGTGATTGGCAGCAATGGTTCTGGCAAGAGCACCTTTGCCCGCTTGCTGAATGGGTTGATTGTGCCAGATGCGGGCTGGGTGCGGGTGGATGGTCTGGATACGCGCCACCAGGCTAAGGCGGTGCGGCGGCAGGTGGGGTTTGTATTCCAAAATCCCGATCATCAAATTATTTTACCGACCGTGGCGGAAGACCTAGCCTTTGGGTTGACGAATCTGAAAATGAAGCGCGCCGAGATTCAGCAGCGAGTGGATGCCATGCTGATTCAGTATGGATTGAAGGACTGGCGCGACCATCCGGCCCATTTGCTGAGCGGCGGACAAAAGCAACTGTTGGCGATCGCTGCTGTTTTAATTATGCAGCCTAGGTATTTGATTTTCGATGAACCCACGACCCTACTCGATCTACGCAACCGCAATCATATCCGTCGTATTTTATGGAATCTATCCCAACCGATCGTCGTGGTTTCCCATGACCTCGATCTACTCCAGGATTTCGATCGCATCCTGCTGTTTGATAACGGGCAAATTGTGATGGACGCACCGCCGGCGATCGCCCTCCCGGCCTACGTGGAGCAGATGACATGGCTCTAG